The Metopolophium dirhodum isolate CAU chromosome 4, ASM1992520v1, whole genome shotgun sequence DNA window tatttacaatttatacaatttgtacaatgAGTAAATTTCataacataggtaattaaaatgacTTGAATGTCTTGAGGGGGGAAAACCGTCCATCAacagtacctactatttaatttgATGGGTTCATATAATATGGAGACCGTTAGGCAAGAGCGTCTCTTggccattttctttttaacctACTCGGAGGATTGTTGGGGATGGTTATAGAGGACATGCGGAAAGTTAGAGGGTTTTGGTTCGAGTGCTGTTTGGAGTGAAACTTTTTGTAATGACGAGTTGCTATTTCGTTGACTGTTGGGATTTGGAGATCTATATGTAATGCGTCGTTGGTCATATACCATGGGGCTCCAGTTATTTGTCTAAGACATATAAACTGGAAAGCTTGTATGGGTCTTATATTGGATGGTTTGGCTTGGCCTCAGATGGATACCATATGACCAGAGGGGGGTAATTATAGTcttgtacattaatattttgttttttaaattcattgaagAAGACAATAATGGACGGAGGAGATGTAGACGTGTGTTTGATTGTTTTCTTTTCTGTTTTGTGTGTTGGGCCCAGGTAAGTCTTTTATCTAGATGAACTCCGAGGTATTTGGTTACATTAAGGACAGTAATTGGTGAATTATTGAGCAAAAGTTGTGGACATTCGTATTTTTTCAgagaaaaatttatttgaactgatttgttttcgtttattttcattttccatttttgagTCCAATCGGAGATTAGATTTAAGTAGTATTGTATATCGTGGGTGGCTATGTTTGGGTCTGTATTTGATGCTAGTATAGCGGTATCGTCTGCATATGTCGCTAGAGTTGTATGGTTTGTTTTGGGCATATCTGATGTGTAGATATTGTAGAGTATAGGTGATAGGTCACTTCCCTGGGGTACTCCCGCTTTGATTTTATGGTAGACAGAGTAGGAATTGTTAAACTTAACAGTGAAATATCGGTCTTCAAGATAAGATTTTAGGATGAGGAAATACGGAGCAGGTAGAAAcgattttaatttgaacaataATCCGTCGTGCCAGACGCGATCAAATGCTTGCGCGATATCAAGGAATACACCGGGGCAGTGTTCTTTTTTTTCGAATGACGATGATATTTTGTCGGTAATTCTATGTACTTGGTGGATTGTCGAATGATATGATCGAAATCCAAATTGAGTATTTGGGATGatgtttttttctttgataTTAGGGGTTATTCTTTTAAGAAGTAATTTTTCGAAAAGTTTCCCTAACGTCGGTAGTAAACTTATCGGGCGGTATGAGGTTACCAAATGCTTTGGTTTTTCTGGCttagcaattaatattattgttgagaaTTTCCATATTGGGGGAATGTATGATAATCTGAGCATTGTGTTGTATATATGAGTCAAAAGAAGGATGgttttatttgttagttttttgagtattttgttattaattagatCATATCCTGGGGATTTGACCTTGTTGTGTagtttagtaatataatattttatttcttgtgGTGTAATTGGTTTAGCTGGTAGCGACATAGGTAGTGGACTGTTAAGAAAAGTTTGGACATTTTCTATGTGTgttgttatattgtaatttgtatccgAGTAGGGTTGGAAAATTTCTGATAGTTGATTGCCGAATAAATTTGCTTTTTCACTGTCGGTTATGGCTAGAGTGTTGTTAGAATTTGTTAAGGGGGGGACTACGTCTTTtcttttggttttattttttatggatttCCATAAGGAACCATTGACTGGTGTAAGTGATGATAAAAATGAGTGGAATTGATTGGCTTTAAAGGTTTGCAGATCttttttcagtttatttgttaatttgtttaattcatGTTTGTGCTCCGGGTAATGGGTTTGGTGCTAAATTTTTCTAGCTtggcgtttttttttaattaattcttttaaattctgtggtaaataaatatattggtgGAGTTTTATTGGTATATTCGTATTTGATGGTGAAGAGGTTGAGTCTATTATTGCTCCTTGGATAGTTGTAATGAGGAATTATGAAGCGCTGTCTAtgctcataatttaaaataaattgtttaacagCAGTAATATCTAAAAAATGATTGGGACTTGGGAGTACTAATTAAACGACAGTAACTCATTTACAATGTACAATTCAGGTTAAGATAGTGTCAGTACCTGTGCGCACTTCTAACTCCCAAGTCCGATTAACGTATATAACGTCGCATACTCctatattaaataaaggtacctacgtattattaacagcaatattttttttcctattcaCAAGTAAAACTTTTCGTCATAAGacgttattttttcaattaaaatttaaaatactaaaattaataggtattttatatgtatacatataggttaggttatttattaaatgaacaACTGTCTACAAGCGATCTACTATAATTTCACTTCGTTGAGTcgcttttatacaatttatgtggttcgataataagaataatttttgAACTCCTATACACTTCCTagttcccgttttttttttacaattactaataattaaaatatcaaatatgacataataaactaatacttaacaaatacaaaatattaaaaacgataatggctaccatatattataagccattaagtaagtataaattaggtatattatttcttattcgtTTTATTCTTTagtcataaatttataatttatattaatataatacataatgtttattttacagtTCAAAATAAGTGTGGTCTGTgagtaaaacaatataaatgtagttATGCCATTGTTTGGTGATTTTTACCATAGGCCATTAGCTAGGGTAATAACTACTTCACCTATGATTTACACAGTCacacatagtacctatacatcatattaattatgttacgtttagttattgaattaaaaatataaacattacagTAGTCAGTAGGTatgcattaataaataataatataatgcgtaaTGCGACTGTAATAAACCTACTCGCTACACataaattatcgtaaaaaaaccaaAGTAGGGacacatataatattcttaacttaaagtttgaaaataggTGAATTCACTGGGTTTAATATTGAAAGTAATAACACAGGGTTGGTTCTGCTAAACATACATTTGCTATgttgtgcgtgggtcagagagagaaaacaaatggtgcACTGACATCAGCTTAAGATCGATCATCCGCGCGGACATTATGAATAGAACaccattcaaaatgtattattaagttaaaCTCAAATTTTAACCTATTATCGTATACTCATATTCTGAAAGCAGAAACGACGAACGCTGCGTAGAACATTCCGTAGTacttcatacaattattttaaaccagGATTTTAAACTAGGTACCGCCAGGCGCGGATCTAGAACatatttacgggggggggggggggggggggggggcatcttaaataaaatttcagcctgtctgataaaaaattatttcgcTTGGGTACCGTGGTATTGTTTGGCGAAGAAGTGGCCAGCCGGCGTCATATGATAGTATGatagtatgtactatgtacctTAAGTTATGAAGGAAAACCCTTTTAAAGGGCGGgttcaaactttttatttttttaattatgggCAATTCaactttttaaacaaaaccGAACCAACGGTACATTTTCTGATGTATCTTcacttattttcattattttgaagctattttattgtgttatacactgacatattattatacacaatcaaACTAGATATttacaaactatttttattaaataaaaaaaataaaaaaaagttaacataAATTAGCATTTTTGAAAGGACATCGTGATAACTCCATATAACCCCGTATttactacaatttttatttttattttattattctacggAAAAATACCTAaagcagtggcggatccaggggagGGCAGGGGCCCCATACCTCTTCAACAGACAATAGACTCCTCTTTTTACTTACAGAAATATTAGTGTGTAATGTATTTATGgcttaaaagtaatttttttaggagGCACCTCTGCCCAAAATTAaaccctggatccgccactgaccTATAAAGGCTACAATATCGAATTTGGTTTTCATATCTTCCGTAAATTCCAAGTACCTATTAAGAGGTTAGGTCAATTGGGTCCGCGATAATTTGGGTTCATTTTGAAAGCGGTGAGTTAAGTCCCGGGTAAAAAAATGTAGTAGGTAAGTTGAGTTCCGGTTATAAGCCGTGCAGCTGTGTGTgctgtaattcaaaattaaagataatattttagtttaaaaaaatacaaatatacgatACATAGTAAGTAGgtgttatacttaaatatataaatattaaagtttatcaGTAAATTATGtcatttattgaaaaatgtaggcattgatgaataaatatttaaatagttaaatatctGCAATACCTCTACTTCCCAAATATACACAAAAAGAGTTAAATCAATTTATAGTTTGCATCCTTTTAAAACTACATTCCTCTTTCAGGgttgttatgttttaaaaacttgttttaaacatgaatttaaaacatttgtttttaaagttttgctcattgtttaaaacaaataaaacatatgttaaaaaaagtgtaaaatcCCAGtgcatattgtgtttttttttattaatttaataatattttaataataaataataagagacAATAGACATTATGTGattcatggctaaatatatatatatttagccatgatgTGATCTATTTATCTATGTAGATATTATCACTTTATGCATGATACCTACTATCAACCTTCTCCAATAGGAGACATGTGCGGTCTTCACTCCCAGTAGAATGGGACCTAGTTGGAAACTGGATGACGCAAACGCACCACGCGGGCAATTGGTGATTGCGTAGAACCACACAAGACTGAGCTCACTTTAAGTAGATCAtagtacaaaaaattatatattatgaaataataagtgAAAGAAAGGTTCATTTGAGTTTTGAAAagacatataaattataaagaattataatatgtctgttTGGATACTGGATACtatgttattgtataaaaattaacatttattagttttagttagatataacttattagtttaaagttataaattatttgtactatttatatataaaaaaaagtaaaaacacacaTCTTGTTAAAactaggtaatacatttttaccttcTTTAAGAATCTGATATACatgacatatatatttaaatataataaaaaaatgtataatatttataaataaataatgatatacaatatacaattaacataaataaataaatatgaataatttgtaaaatattaaattactgatttaaaaaatgaattgttttgGTTAAAAATGATCGTAGCAGCGCCACCAttgtttatttaagtaaattaatacatataagGTTTTCAAAGGTGCACCGCATTCTCAGGCACCTAGAGACTAGTAGACTACTTGCCATAAATAACGGAGAATGCTAGTGTGTATGAGTAGTCTCGGGGGAACCTGAGACTTTATAGCTCTATGAGTTAATCTAAttccataattttatttacataatataaatatataaaaattaaagttttgcTTTAATGTGATTAGTGAATAGTTATGTAACCAGAATAAAAAACAAAGGGTATTACTGTATAGTTgttggataataaataataaatattggcaTGGCCTTTTGTTAAGTATACAATGACAATTCAAACAACTAATACATGtttgaaataagaaataaaaaatatgttaatgtagttaatttatttaattttatactttttaaataaaacaaattatgtaaaacctaaaataatttgagatcaatagagaaaatattaacaaacaatGTAGGTATTGATCATTGATGTCCTGACTTCTGAGCTGTTTTTTGGAATCAAAGAAGATTTTGTATACAAGTTATGGTTTCTTTTGCAAAATGTATACCAGTGGCGTAGCCGGGTGGCTAAGGGGGCTATGTAAAAGTGGATCAGCTTCCCCCCCCCCGAAGAAAAATCCTGACTCTGCCACTGCCACATACATAGTTAattgtgaaaaatgtatttactacaGCACAACTtggaataataaaaatggtaGGTGTTAACTAATAATGAATGACTAAGTGCACCAAGTTAGTTCAATTGATTTGTTCTACTATGGccgaattatttaatttatgaaataaacacAATAGATCATCTACCCATTTGGGCTGAGCATTAATGTCAGGGTTTACGCATACTAATTGATTTTGATTGCAAACCTCATTATTTCTCATTGTCCTATTTTCTACAGATGACAAGCTTTGTGAACAGtaagaatttgaattataaactATGGGTACAGTTTTAGTACACTTAGAACCCAATTGATCCAATAAACTTTCAAACTCCGAAGTCTTAGTACTTTCAGTATATTTAAATCTTTTAGAGCAGGGTTGTGGACTTTTCAGTCGTTTTAATCCTCTGGCAAGTGTTGTTGAACCTAATTCAAtatctttttcaatattatcatagtcaagatgattttcattttcattatattgttGAGATGTGTTCAAGAGGCTTTGTACAAGGCGATCAGGAATTGgagtatttatttcattttttgtgtATTCCAAAGCAAGTATACCAgcttctaaaaattataaaaatatacattatagttatcattatttttattccctagtaccaaattaaatattatacctgtcAACTGAATAACTTTTCCACTGTTTAAAATAGATGAAACAAAAGAAGTTTCGTCGACTGGTTCAATAGATTTttccaataattttaaaacagaatTATCACcatctaaaatacaaaaataactaatgtaataaaaaaaaaaataatacattttatttaaacttacgTTTTAGTTTTGAAATATCCAGATAAAATGATTCATCTGAATTATTAGATACCAAATTAGGGCCTAATATTGTTTCACAATTGACACTTTGCTGATCAACagtcttattaaatatttttgaatttgattttgaattaccatctgtcaaaaaatgtatcatttaaaatctaataaatacatttatattactcattatttatattagtaatttatttttctattattaaaagTTCTAGTGCCTACAACTTactagttattttaaattgtggcGAATTAGATGATTTTgaggtaatatttatattagttctAATACCATTATTAGACTGTGGAGTTGTGTGTAAAAAttggtacttatttttatttttgataaactgaaaattgtattaaataaaaataatctttaaaaagtTCAATGTTTCATGGTTGATTAGATTTGATTatgacaacaataattattaattcatttaaataaaatgattagcttaatatgatatataattatatttttattttaaagagtaGGTAATAAAcaaacgttttcaaaattacattgtctattaaatgaaaaatgtccAAACAAGTTGTTTTGGCAAGTTGTAAAGGAGTTTTACCAAATTTGTTTACAAGCGTGAAATCAGCTCCCACATCTAATAACTTCTTAACACCTTTGATACATTTGCTTGTAACACACCAATGTAGTGGACTAttgttaaaaatctaaaaaattaaatattataaagtgcatatttagaaaaatgtttacaactATTTTCAATTGATAAATTTGACACTGAATTATATGatactatactctattcaggaCAAGAACAGACCGCATTCGTGCATCGCAACTGAGCTTGGCGCTGCCAGACCACTAGGTGACTGATTTGTTAATTATTCGGTAATAGAGAATATTTGTGGAGGCAGCTGTACTAAGGAAAGATGAGTGAACAACGACGTATTTTCTCCGCCGTCTGGTCTGTTTTTACTGAATAGAGTATAGAACTATAGATGGTATAAAAATCTGAGAAATTGTATtggtttagtattttaaatattttaatacgtacatttattttactcaaatttttaataaattaaatgctcGATTTGGGGGGAAGCAGGGGAACAGAGTACCTCAACTAATTTTCAGAAATTTTAGCTTCATCAATctgcatttttattaaaatgcgtGAGATACCATTATAATTTGTCTTATGGATTTCATTACCACAgatctacaaattataatacttatgtaatatattataccttgtatttatttatttttttattgattgtttAAAGAGGGGTATTATGGGTTGTTAGAGCATAGCCCACACTgcttaataatgtttaataagtGATGGGGACGCTCTTTTTTTAAAGGTAAACAGAGTCCCCctactttaatacattttaccaattgttatttattattctatttcgGAATGAACTGTAAGAAAAatgtaagaaatataaaataagcaaTCATCATAGCTAAGATTATATAGCATGAAGATATAATGATTTGGAAATATTTGAATCAAAGACATAgttcataacaaaatattatataatagttgatTTTTATTCCTTGTAcgactttaaaattaaaaaatttaattaattaattaatttttttcaaggcaataatacaaaaaattcaccTTATCTGTAGAATTGATGTCACAAGGATAGTTGTTAAGTAAAACTTCAATGCACTCAAATGCACCTTGAGCGGCTGCAATATTTAAAGCAGTACGTCCAATTTTATTCCGAAAATTGCTTTTATAAGTTTTGACAGTCTTTAGTAAGTATTCTAATACTTTTGGTTGATTGTTCATGGAAGCTAGGTGCAAAGCATTGTTTCCatacttaaaagtaaaatggaacaaataatttattattttgaagctGAGTTCTAGATATGAAATACACTATTAACCTTGTCTAGGCTGAACGGCGATACATTAtggaacaaattaattttaattgtactcAAATCACCATTTATGCATGAATGGAAAAATATCTCCTTGGCTGACGACTTATCCATAACGATTATGTGGAATCTTTTTCACTAAAATTCTCCAAACTTAAAAATCATaagtaatacataaattacatgtaaaattataaattatattagttttaaaaatggtcgaataagtatataatatagtagtattaGAAAAAAAGCGTTTGATTGGACCAAACGGCTGAATatggtacattaaaatattcataaatcgataaatataataattattttgtcactAATCACGactgttaataaataaagtttctTGGATTGTCTTAACTCGTGGTAATTGAGACATTGATCTTTATAATGGTGGTTGCATGACCAAAATATGTCCCATGATAAGATCAAAGATTTTACACTGAACCAGCTTAcatagaaaaagaaataacatttttattattttagataattgtGTTCTTAAGTGAATTAAGTATTTGCCCTTAAGAAGAAccacaaatatatacatataataagaTACCTATAGCATATAGGTACAGattatataatcttaaattacttaatttgtTAGTTTGTGGGAAGAACTtaaatattgtactaaaataataatagatcaacaataaataatcaataaaacatCTCAGGGCTTGTATTACAATAGTCGACCTCTGGTTAAACCACGGAATTcggccggtaaaatcagtgggttaagcGTAATTTAAGTGTTATCAACTATTGTATTACAAGCACTTAATAGTGCAGCAGCCTGCTGCTGCTGAGCTACAAGCACTAGTAGCTATAAGCTAACTCAGCTAACTGCCAAATTGtttgtgtaataaatataaatttaatttcaatttttcctAACgagtaacaattaataataaggtAGAGTAACTCTAGTATCTTAAATtccaattcaaaaataattcttactttgcaattttgcataatttttacACTTctcttaactttaaactttcaCAGTTTCACGGATTTACGGAGTTTGGATGGACTGATAACAGAAAATTGATAAGCATTATCATTCTGTGTTCACATAatgattatagataatattatcgtgtcaCGGCTGTagatactatttgataaatgataagtataaactattatagtgCGACTGTGCGAGGTGCGAGCACCGAGACTGCAAAGTTCGAAACGAACTTACAAACTAATAAGTTTAATCTTAATATCttattgtgatttttaatttacctataaaagtatagaacattaattttatatagatttgTAAAAACTAGTTTCAAATATGAGTAAACTAAACAAATTCATAAGGTAAGACTgtcaattatgatttttaaacaaatacttACTAATAGGCCATTGAATGACCTTAacaaactttttaaattgtGCTGAATAGCCTTGACATTGATTCGCAAAACTTTTCATcgcatacataatttatttagttacacTATAAGAGGAGCATTATTTGGAGCAACAATATTTGGTTCATCAGAATTAGGTATATGGAAAGATGGTGAAACATCACGTGAAGTAGCAAAAATCATCATTGCAATTTTGACACCTATTGCCAAAAAAGCAGAGTCTGAAATGCCAGCACAAGTAAGTTATCATCACCAGTATcacaattttgataaaaaataaacttatatgtACTACTTGTTTTTTCAAGGTAAAATCATTGCCATctgtagaaaatttaaaatccacaTCTACGGCGTGTTGGAATAAAGGTGTGTACAACGCTGGCGAGTTTGTTATTGATGTACCTAACAAATGTGTCGTTGCAGCGAATAAAGCGTATCAATTGGTTGAGATACAAGTGAATAAAtctaaagaaaattaacaatGATCTATTATCATATAACGTAAATAAAACGATATATCGTGCTAATATTCAATAGCAATTTGTTAcgtaactatttataattatttgtttttgtaagaCATCGAGtagataatttgttaaattgttttctCCTTCTACCATATTTAAATCCttcaatattaaacaattataattataaaataattagttttgattatcaaatataacattGGCCCTCAATGTATTTATGCCATTTAAATTTTTCCTTgaattttttgttcaatatctattaattactattttgtataaaatagacTAATTAACTAGGGTATTGAAAAAAgagaaacatattttttaataataaaaaaagaaatgtatgtaCTTCGTgttttaaacattgaatataactattaactatacaactttaaaaaaatgttataatgaaaacataaatgcaatattgtttttaaaatattcacacaaaaatgtatgtttgtataaaacttaaccaatacaattaaaattgaaaacaattgttttataaataattaacaaaagtTTCATGTAaatgaaattgataaaaattgtaagttttactttaaaacaataataattgaggaaaaattaaaatttaaatgataatggTAAATGAAAATCTAATATAGGctttgtaatttttacaatataaattatcttaaataCTTTTGAAGTAATATTCAGGGAATTTGGGATGTTAATATTAATCGATTAGACAACACTAAGAACttgatttcaacattttaatattttttcacacaTTCGTTAATAAACAATGGATAAAGAAGTGCTCTGACTTGAGTTTTCAACAAATGTCATACTAATAAAAATTCCTGAATATTGACAATGTTTTATACACTTTATTCAAAAACAAGTCAAGTAAATTACATTTAGTTTTGGATGACAATATTTAAGTAAACAGAATTTTAAAGTTAGTTTTATAGATCATTAAcaaatttagtattaaaatatatataatttggtcAATATTGATTTGATGCTAAAGCTAAATGATTTAGTCATTTATAGAAGTCAATAAACATTCCATAacaattttactgaaaatttcctaattttcttttttaatctgaTCATTACGTCTGTAATTCAATGAAATTTAATGCCAAAACATGTTTGtacataatttctaaaaaaaaatggaagaaaATTATCTAAGCTGACGCATCCACTTCCATTTTTTCAACTCCTGCTTCTGTTTTTGATGGTTGATCGACGTCCATAGAACAATTTTCACCAGCTGCATTGTTAGCATTTTTTTGtgtcttcttcttcttctttttcacTGGTTGCAAAATTCCTCTTTGATTTACAGATGTCTTGAGTAAACTctaaacatgttttattattaattaaaaacattttaatgttacAATATAGGTTTTGTTGTTTATCTCTTCgataatttttcataaagtagtgttttttttttttttttattgaacttaagcccggcgactatggccattagctgttgtaggggtaaggttggtacagttttaagattgtttttttttttttttttaacggttgttacggtatgTGTATGTAGCAAACACATGTatgtagcaaacacgtgtatgtgtggcaaggtttttaactactatgaacccgggtggtcacccatccgggagctagtagctgtggctGTTACTTACTCCCTgtcgcattccgcgactggtagcagccaacgcacCACGCCAAGCCACGAGTATACAGTTAGTGGCGAGCAAGCAGGTTGATTACATTATGTTAAAACTTTTAaggaaaaaatgcaaaaatactccgatatatttatttatcataatattgattttggtttttgttataatttaaaaatataaacttaaccTCTCACCAATTTTAAAGAAATCAATGTTATTCTATTACTTATAACTTTTCAAatcttcaataaaatattaaatttgaaattttaattaattaataattaataatttcacctGGAGTCattgtttaatgtatatagttattagtatttaataatgataaaaatagggGCTCGATTTTATtgctgtattaaaatatgtctgTAAAGCATACCAATATTTCTGGATCCTTAATGGATAAATTAGGCACATAAAGATCCTCTTCAAATGGTAATCCTGTTATACGAGCAGGTCCAGTAGCTGTTACTAACACTGTAAACTTGTATTGCACAACAGTTTcacctaaattataaatatttattggtcaAGAAAAAATaaggttttatatttatgatcaacaaaaaaattataccagttttttcaaaaagaactTGAAATGGTTCAATGAGTTTGTGATTTACACATTCCATCACACCCATTTTAGCTTTCTTTTCATCCTCAAAATTTCTTAAATTGAATGGCATTATActatgtttttgaataacttcagtataaaatattctgtaacaaaaaaaaaaagaattcacttagtaaaattattcataatattaagttcAAAACTATTACTTACCTAGATGCCCTAAGCTTCAATGGATATACTTCCTCCGTTTTTTTAAACACAGATACCTTAGCTGTTGTTTCACGAGCAGCTCCACTTCCCGTGCTAACAAGAACATCTAAAGCATACACTTCATTGGCCTCAATAGTTGCCTTTTCATGTTCTTTTCGATGCGATTCAGTAGGATTCTGAATAATGGTTTTGGGACCATCTAATTTAAATTGCTGCAATTGATGGCTAAGCATACCTTCAACTGGCTTACAATCAAATTCTTTGCAAACCTTCATTACCATATCAGTTATTTGGTACGtctataaatagatataaatattttattatttttacataagtagcattatatttttttattaatatctaaaaattaaatgatgcTTACATCATTTCCAGGCCTCATTAGTCTTAATGCAGCTTGAGATGCATAATGAGCAGCTAAGAAACAATTAGCTTTTTTATCtgtgattttattttcagaatTCGCTCCCACAACAACAGTATGAGCGATCATTGAAATGAAACCATCTAAATGAACTCCTAAATCTCTAGAAATTGTATACAACTGTATAAGTTATTTGTAATgatttgttaaatgttaaaacataCATCTTTAAAACATCATCCTTTGCAATTGTATGATC harbors:
- the LOC132942673 gene encoding LOW QUALITY PROTEIN: uncharacterized protein LOC132942673 (The sequence of the model RefSeq protein was modified relative to this genomic sequence to represent the inferred CDS: inserted 2 bases in 1 codon), which codes for MDKSSAKEIFFHSCINGDLSTIKINLFHNVSPFSLDKYGNNALHLASMNNQPKVLEYLLKTVKTYKSNFRNKIGRTALNIAAAQGAFECIEVLLNNYPCDINSTDKIFNNSPLHWCVTSKCIKGVKKLLDVGADFTLVNKFGKTPLQLAKTTCLDIFHLIDNFIKNKNKYQFLHTTPQSNNGIRTNINITSKSSNSPQFKITNGNSKSNSKIFNKTVDQQSVNCETILGPNLVSNNSDESFYLDISKLKHGDNSVLKLLEKSIEPVDETSFVSSILNSGKVIQLTEAGILALEYTKNEINTPIPDRLVQSLLNTSQQYNENENHLDYDNIEKDIELGSTTLARGLKRLKSPQPCSKRFKYTESTKTSEFESLLDQLGSKCTKTVPIVYNSNSYCSQSLSSVENRTMRNNEVCNQNQLVCVNPDINAQPKWVDDLLCLFHKLNNSAIVEXKSIELTWCT
- the LOC132942675 gene encoding MICOS complex subunit MIC13 homolog QIL1, whose product is MSKLNKFISYTIRGALFGATIFGSSELGIWKDGETSREVAKIIIAILTPIAKKAESEMPAQVKSLPSVENLKSTSTACWNKGVYNAGEFVIDVPNKCVVAANKAYQLVEIQVNKSKEN
- the LOC132942674 gene encoding proliferation-associated protein 2G4, with protein sequence MADKDKDNDEVEATIADEAVVTKYKTAGDIANRVLVEIIEKCVEGASVRDVCISGDNLILEETSKVFKKEKEMKKGIAFPVCISANGCICHFSPITSEPDHTIAKDDVLKIDLGVHLDGFISMIAHTVVVGANSENKITDKKANCFLAAHYASQAALRLMRPGNDTYQITDMVMKVCKEFDCKPVEGMLSHQLQQFKLDGPKTIIQNPTESHRKEHEKATIEANEVYALDVLVSTGSGAARETTAKVSVFKKTEEVYPLKLRASRIFYTEVIQKHSIMPFNLRNFEDEKKAKMGVMECVNHKLIEPFQVLFEKTGETVVQYKFTVLVTATGPARITGLPFEEDLYVPNLSIKDPEILSLLKTSVNQRGILQPVKKKKKKTQKNANNAAGENCSMDVDQPSKTEAGVEKMEVDASA